A region from the Linepithema humile isolate Giens D197 chromosome 1, Lhum_UNIL_v1.0, whole genome shotgun sequence genome encodes:
- the pcx gene encoding pecanex-like protein 1 isoform X6 — protein sequence MGSQTLEILRQGVWASLTGGWFYDPHLDVFSNTFHLYIWLFLLCLPFTIYLYFPPTLYVWLAYCSLFIAVFGTIKCVNHALHCVYDTTECLEEPNQTISQQKSESEKKRAGHNKCREHSQDQTGHGIELQVLNGKTDTPPVECSSRNSFIEPNIQNADADSITSEYNRDKPSSTIDLKVEIHRKNSSESSEEAQQLSKPMVTSINVHEAELVSAQYHEPRVKNIINEWRSKRQKCVVIAEEDRSRPRKLCRHASEDSRNRHSKQGSLGKTGSESQIKQTSSLELENPNDDYSYWKSNQSVRRLNSNSIPMETHLMNDHPQSLEIISKKGDVDNNKISSHPQSLEVIAKKPHQQLVHPQSLETIGATSKNISSTDDNNLPLHPQSLETINTKKVLPQNTLKRNQLQLLPYLSYGSEIVHPIAEQSDEQFANESSGGFSLRDSYSPLLTRKNISDANATSNRDRSHSAGRFEDRFSRFNDDNGIDNNSANSRDALLEEAKPVVKRRYSNASQSSHEFSDGEKSKKKRQDKSKNTEDPLNTGSIVGIDWLFESGECSVEPWTSKIFWTFTRSDDTDTSESLQTASTDYLHTKEPDSGSSSTTTLSIENEAKRKLLPQLEVDNAAKRHQGAIPKHSRPKPAISDAADDNITSSVEQPRENLKRYLEVRREKARRRGGKLEQTSGSNNELSTLLPNPAPPLLAALLNNSGRDLPGQSNIASSDLRLSRSSENRNSRTRYGRLKRPSRAQRSGPRSIASNRDDNVVPLTALFGLISSGECHLATNQNDTSEGAVHYFCDDNGRWLAYTFDEKGSDVAAAAAAMTQIPGNTHDKLLNTLLRQQLNQNLHYEMNCEPAGSLSNSYSSLSLNSAGLTVIIDTPPVLSSPASNQTKTQSSPPSNLISSNTGSSNQCTLGENSEREQFHVIARSDSMTDRNRRLQNLLGNLNLNQYQPDNNNRMPVLTLPAHQEPDINTSLSWNRFILDEISFQPKPKLKQTRSRHYYKWKIGKLPHIKVRFDRLALLALLDRNLTIFETIVSTLLAGAVAGLGLLLLQQGFYRDIFAFIFCFVTAGCQYSLLKSVQPDAASPTHGFNRIIVFSRPAYYIICSSLILIFNETLRNFRSSDFRVYGLRVADYDLIMQVRNVLLIFLLCFPIVFSLGLFPQINTFLMYVCEHLDIHLFGGNATTSLLSSAYCLCRSVVAVLFLYGFAYGALLEPKSSQHILFSIFLGLLVAISYHLSRSSSDPTVIWDILKTHLWPPEIGDRYVEEKEAKIIENTSSSQCVNMVASYKEVKSKAANKKKDVKITLGEQMSDTELVDPLPEKLRSTVNSRLKNDVIVCAVIGTLSFGIHRTTVFTALQPELNPVLWSIVGFLGFLLHYVVPQLRKQWPWLCLSRPVLRSYEHAQFEVREPVRIMWFEKAYVCLCFLERNVLYPIVFLGALTEYSPKIADKFGKSVGALIVVMCGLKSLRSAYSDPSTRYLVLVFAVLFFRLDYSHLSETFLMDYFVTGIAFAKIYELLLKIRFVVTYIAPWQITWGSAFHAFAQPFSVPHSAMLFLQAGISAMLSTPLNPLLGSAIFISSYVRPVKFWERDYKTRRVDHSNTRMSSHLERNLGADDNNLNSIFYEQLTRSLQHSLCGDLALGRWGNVEQGDCFLLASDYLNCLVHVVQLGNGLVTFQLRGLEFRGTYCQQREVEAISEGIEEDNDCCCCEMGHFSNVLSVNAAFSQRWLAWEVASAKYVLEGYSISDNSAVSMLQVFEFRKVLITYYVKSIVFYAVKSPRLKQWLENPDIVDALKPTLDKNFVDLDPVFNVNIDLDFDFRASGITRSSFCNVYLDWIQYCAGKQDKSLDRTRDSCLVSLCFSLSLLGRRVLGAASHNTLSSVEFFLYGLHALFKGDFRITSARDEWVLHDVDLLRSVVAKGIRMALKLHQDHFMSPEQYAESPALFEAIGNHDQNLVISHEADPLWRNAVLSGAPSLLAFRHVLDEGIDEYKIIMLNKRYLSFRVIKMNRECVRGLWAGQQQELVYLRNRNPERGSIQNAKQALRNIINSSCDQPIGYPIYVSPLTTSYAETNEQLCSIIGGPLTYSTIKSNVLKLWRRIRRRCGQGCSSGGTGSQDDGGFGNDGVYAMTTYNSGYAQSGHNTSGRESPYARRGNRGSLASVGKPTSATLASLAGLLSNSDIKTEAKSETSFSSKVEKEEVYQRVRIMDPNQVYDAINLGRRIDVIWPDERMRQQGGRSGWQHWVPERGMEGCVVHRWSPNHRDPNRRSHVDKVILLVKIEDKYVPIAEQGVRDLGAEV from the exons ATGGGTTCGCAAACGCTGGAGATCCTGAGACAAGGCGTCTGGGCGAGCCTAACGGGTGGTTGGTTTTACGATCCGCATCTCGACGTTTTCTCCAACACATTCCACCTCTATATCTGGCTGTTCTTGCTCTGTCTGCCGTTCACGATCTATCtg TACTTTCCACCTACATTATACGTTTGGTTGGCGTATTGCTCATTGTTTATTGCCGTTTTTGGAACGATAAAGTGTGTGAATCATGCTCTGCACTGTGTATATGACACAACAGAGTGTTTGGAGGAACCAAATCAAACAATCAGTCAGCAAAAATCCGAGAGTGAGAAGAAACGGGCTGGCCATAATAAGTGCAGAGAACATTCGCAGGATCAGACGGGCCATGGCATAGAGCTGCAAGTTTTGAATG GTAAAACAGACACACCACCGGTAGAATGTTCATCGCGCAACTCATTTATAGAACCAAACATACAGAACGCTGATGCAGATAGTATAACGTCCGAATACAATCGGGATAAACCTAGTTCGACCATAGATTTAAAGGTAGAGATACACAGGAAGAATAGTTCTGAAAGTTCGGAAGAGGCGCAGCAACTTAGTAAACCAATGGTAACCAGCATAAACGTGCACGAGGCCGAATTAGTTTCCGCGCAGTATCATGAGCCAcgtgttaaaaatatcataaatg AATGGAGATCAAAGCGGCAGAAATGCGTTGTGATAGCGGAAGAAGATCGATCGAGGCCGCGTAAATTGTGCCGGCACGCGTCCGAAGATTCTAGAAATCGACATTCTAAACAAGGCAGTCTCGGTAAAACGGGATCCGAGAGCCAGATAAAACAGACCAGTTCCCTGGAATTGGAAAATCCCAACGATGATTATTCGTACTGGAAGTCCAATCAAAGCGTCCGCAGGCTCAACTCCAATTCCATACCGATGGAAACACACCTGATGAACGATCATCCCCAGAGCTTGGAAATCATATCAAAGAAGGGAGATGTGGATAACAATAAGATCTCGTCTCATCCGCAATCGTTGGAG GTTATTGCCAAGAAACCGCATCAACAACTAGTACATCCGCAAAGTCTCGAGACAATTGGTGCTAcgagtaaaaatataagtagcaCCGACGACAATAACCTGCCTCTTCATCCTCAAAGTCTCGAGACAATTAATACTAAAAAG GTCTTACCGCAAAACACATTGAAGAGAAATCAACTACAGCTCTTGCCGTATCTTAGTTACGGATCCGAAATAGTACATCCGATAGCGGAACAGAGCGACGAACAATTCGCCAATGAAAGTTCGGGAGGATTTAGCCTGCGGGATTCTTACAGCCCGTTACTCACGCGGAAAAACATAAGCGACGCGAATGCGACATCCAATCGAGATAGAAGTCACAGCGCTGGCAGATTTGAAGACAGATTCTCCAG ATTTAACGACGACAACGGAATAGATAACAACTCGGCGAATTCTCGGGATGCTTTGCTCGAGGAAGCGAAGCCCGTCGTGAAAAGAAGATACAGCAACGCCAGCCAGAGCAGCCACGAGTTTTCAGATGGtgagaaaagtaaaaagaagcGGCAGGATAAATCCAAGAACACGGAAGATCCGCTCAACACGGGAAGCATCGTCGGGATCGATTGGTTATTCGAAAGCGGAGAATGTTCGGTGGAGCCGTGGACGAGTAAGA TATTTTGGACTTTCACTCGCTCTGATGATACGGATACGTCAGAAAGCCTACAGACGGCTAGTACAGATT ATCTTCACACTAAAGAGCCCGACTCGGGATCGTCCAGTACAACGACCCTTAGCATCGAAAACGAGGCGAAGCGGAAATTGCTGCCACAGCTGGAGGTGGACAACGCCGCCAAGCGTCACCAGGGGGCGATTCCCAAGCACAGCCGTCCAAAACCCGCCATATCGGACGCCGCGGACGACAATATCACGTCGAGCGTTGAGCAGCCGCGGGAGAATCTCAAGCGTTACCTCGAAGTGCGACGGGAAAAGGCCAGAAGGCGTGGCGGCAAGCTGGAGCAGACGAGCGGTTCGAACAACGAGCTGAGCACATTGCTGCCGAATCCGGCACCTCCGTTGCTGGCCGCGTTGCTGAACAATTCCGGCCGGGATTTACCCGGTCAGTCGAATATCGCGTCGTCCGATCTGCGATTGAGTCGCAGCTCCGAAAACCGGAATTCCCGAACGAGATACGGACGGCTGAAACGACCCAGCAGAGCGCAGCGTAGCGGGCCGCGCAGCATTGCCAGTAATCGCGACGACAACGTTGTACCGTTAACCGCGCTCTTCGGTTTAATTTCGAGCGGCGAGTGTCATTTGGCCACGAATCAGAACGACACCTCGGAAGGAGCGGTGCACTACTTTTGCGACGACAACGGACGCTGGCTGGCTTACACGTTCGACGAGAAGGGCTCCGATGTggccgcggcggcggcggcgatgaCGCAGATACCTGGCAACACGCACGATAAGCTGCTCAACACACTGCTGCGCCAACAGCTCAATCAGAATTTGCACTACGAAATGAATTGCGAGCCTGCCGGCTCGCTGAGCAACAGTTACAGCAGTCTGTCGCTTAACTCCGCCGGCTTGACGGTGATAATCGACACGCCGCCGGTGCTGTCGAGTCCAGCGAGCAATCAGACGAAGACGCAGAGCTCGCCGCCGTCGAACCTGATCTCCTCGAATACCGGCAGCTCGAATCAGTGCACGCTGGGCGAGAATTCGGAGCGCGAGCAGTTTCACGTGATCGCGCGCTCGGACTCGATGACCGACAGGAATCGTCGGCTGCAAAATCTCTTGGGCAATCTTAACTTGAATCAGTATCAGCCGGACAACAACAATCGCATGCCCGTGCTGACGTTGCCCGCGCATCAGGAGCCCGACATAAACACCAGTCTGTCGTGGAACCGCTTCATCCTGGACGAAATCAGCTTCCAGCCAAAGCCCAAGCTCAAGCAGACTCGATCGAGACACTACTATAAGTGGAAGATCGGCAAGCTGCCGCACATCAAAGTGCGCTTCGATCGTCTCGCTCTGCTGGCTCTGCTCGATCGCAACTTAACTATATTCGAGACGATCGTTTCCACGCTGCTGGCGGGCGCGGTCGCCGGGCTGGGCCTTCTACTGCTGCAGCAGGGCTTCTATCGGGACATCTTCGCGTTCATATTCTGCTTCGTGACGGCCGGCTGTCAGTACTCGCTGCTCAAGTCGGTCCAGCCCGATGCTGCATCGCCCACGCACGGCTTCAATCGCATCATAGTGTTCTCGAGGCCCGCGTACTACATCATATGCTCGAGTCTCATTCTCATTTTCAACGAGACGCTGAGGAACTTTAGGTCGTCTGACTTTCGCGTTTACGGACTGCGCGTCGCCGATTACGATCTTATAATGCAAGTGCGAAACGTACTGCTGATATTCCTGCTGTGCTTCCCGATCGTGTTCTCTTTGGGACTGTTTCCGCAGATCAACACGTTTCTCATGTACGTCTGCGAGCATCTGGACATACATCTGTTCGGTGGCAACGCGACCACCAGTCTGCTGTCGTCGGCGTACTGTCTTTGCCGCAGCGTCGTCGCCGTGCTCTTTCTCTACGGATTCGCCTACGGCGCCCTCCTCGAGCCCAAGTCCTCGCAGCACATCCTGTTCTCCATATTCCTCGGTCTGCTCGTCGCGATATCCTATCATCTCAGCCGCTCGTCTTCCGATCCCACCGTAATATGGGACATCCTCAAGACGCATCTGTGGCCACCGGAGATCGGCGACAGATACGTGGAGGAGAAGGAGGCGAAGATCATCGAGAACACGTCCTCGTCGCAGTGCGTCAACATGGTCGCGAGCTACAAGGAGGTGAAGAGCAAGGCGGCCAACAAGAAGAAGGATGTGAAGATCACGCTGGGCGAGCAAATGTCGGACACCGAGCTGGTGGATCCGCTGCCGGAGAAGCTCCGTTCGACCGTAAACTCCAGATTGAAGAACGACGTGATTGTGTGCGCGGTGATCGGCACTCTGTCCTTCGGGATTCACCGTACGACGGTGTTCACCGCGCTGCAGCCGGAGCTCAATCCGGTGCTGTGGAGCATCGTTGGCTTTCTGGGCTTTCTTCTCCACTACGTCGTGCCGCAATTGCGCAAGCAGTGGCCATGGCTGTGCCTGTCGAGGCCGGTGTTGCGCAGCTACGAACACGCGCAGTTCGAGGTGCGCGAGCCGGTGAGGATTATGTGGTTCGAGAAGGCTTACGTGTGCCTATGCTTCCTCGAACGGAACGTGCTCTACCCGATCGTCTTCCTCGGCGCGCTCACCGAGTACTCGCCGAAGATCGCCGACAAGTTCGGCAAGAGCGTGGGCGCGCTCATCGTCGTCATGTGCGGCCTCAAGTCTCTCAGGTCGGCGTACTCGGACCCGTCCACCCGCTACCTCGTTCTCGTCTTCGCGGTGCTCTTTTTCCGACTGGACTACAGTCACCTGAGCGAGACCTTTCTTATGGACTACTTCGTCACCGGAATCGCATTTGCGAAGATCTACGAGCTGCTGCTCAAGATACGCTTCGTCGTCACGTACATCGCTCCTTGGCAGATCACGTGGGGCAGCGCGTTCCACGCCTTCGCCCAGCCCTTCTCCGTGCCGCACTCGGCGATGCTCTTCCTCCAGGCTGGCATCTCGGCCATGCTCAGCACACCCCTCAATCCGTTGCTGGGCAGCGCGATTTTCATCTCGTCCTACGTGCGACCGGTGAAATTCTGGGAAAGGGATTACAAAACCAGGAGAGTGGATCACTCCAACACGCGTATGTCCTCGCATCTGGAGCGCAATCTCGGCGCCGACGACAACAATCTCAATTCGATATTTTACGAGCAGCTCACGCGCTCCCTCCAGCACAGTCTGTGCGGCGATCTCGCGCTCGGCCGATGGGGAAACGTGGAGCAGGGCGACTGTTTTCTGCTCGCGTCGGATTATCTCAACTGTTTGGTGCACGTTGTTCAGTTGGGCAACGGATTGGTGACATTTCAACTGAGAGGTCTCGAATTTCGGGGGACGTATTGCCAGCAAAGAGAG GTGGAGGCGATCTCGGAGGGTATCGAAGAAGACAACGACTGCTGTTGCTGCGAAATGGGTCATTTCTCGAATGTACTTAGCGTGAACGCGGCCTTCAGCCAACGTTGGCTCGCGTGGGAGGTGGCGAGTGCGAAATACGTTCTGGAAGGTTACTCGATCTCCGACAACTCGGCAGTTTCCATGCTGCAGGTGTTCGAATTTCGCAAAGTACTAATCACTTACTACGTCAAGAGTATCGTTTTCTACGCCGTGAAGTCGCCCAGGCTGAAACAGTGGTTGGAGAATCCGGATATCGTCGACGCGCTGAAGCCGACGCTCGACAAGAACTTCGTCGATCTCGATCCCGTCTTCAACGTCAACATCGACTTGGACTTCGACTTCCGCGCGAGCGGCATCACGCGGAGCAGTTTCTGCAATGTTTATCTCGACTGGATACAATATTGCGCTGGTAAACAAGATAAG TCGCTGGATAGAACGCGTGATTCGTGTCTTGTGTCTCTGTGCTTTTCATTGAGCCTCCTGGGAAGACGTGTGTTAGGCGCTGCGTCTCATAACACATTATCGAGTGTCGAATTTTTTCTCTACGGACTGCACGCATTGTTTAaag GAGACTTCCGGATAACATCAGCTCGCGACGAATGGGTGCTGCACGATGTCGACTTGTTGCGCAGCGTGGTCGCAAAAGGGATAAGAATGGCCTTAAAACTGCATCAAGATCACTTCATGAGCCCGGAGCAATACGCCGAGTCGCCGGCGCTCTTCGAGGCTATCGGCAATCATGATCAGAATCTTGTCATCAGTCACGAGGCGGATCCGCTTTGGAGAAACGCCGTCTTGAGCGGCGCGCCCAGTCTTTTAGCATTTAG GCACGTGCTCGACGAGGGTATAGacgaatacaaaattataatgctTAACAAACGTTACTTAAGCTTCCGAGTTATCAAAATGAATCGCGAGTGCGTCCGCGGGCTCTGGGCCGGCCAGCAGCAGGAGCTGGTGTACCTGAGAAATAGAAATCCGGAACGCGGCTCGATACAGAACGCCAAGCAGGCCCTGAGGAATATAATCAACAGCTCCTGCGACCAGCCGATCGGATATCCAATTTACGTCTCCCCATTAACGACCAGCTACGCTGAGACCAACGAACAATTGTGTTCAATAATCGGAGGACCATTGACTTACAGCACCATAAAGAGCAACGTGTTAAAATTGTGGAGAAG AATAAGAAGGAGATGTGGTCAAGGCTGTTCCTCGGGCGGCACTGGCTCCCAAGACGACGGAGGCTTTGGAAATGACGGAGTATATGCAATGACCACTTACAACTCTG GCTACGCTCAATCCGGCCACAATACTTCCGGCCGAGAGAGCCCGTATGCCCGTCGTGGAAACAGAGGCTCACTCGCCTCTGTCGGGAAACCGACTAGCGCGACACTCGCCAGTTTGGCCGGACTGCTCAGTAATAGCGATATTAAGACGGAAGCGAAGAGCGAAACGAGTTTCTCCAGCAAAGTGGAAAAAGAGGAGGTTTACCAAAGGGTTCGC ATTATGGATCCCAATCAAGTGTACGACGCGATCAATTTGGGTCGACGTATAGACGTGATTTGGCCGGACGAAAGGATGCGACAGCAAGGCGGCCGTTCCGGCTGGCAGCATTGGGTACCTGAGAGAGGTATGGAAGGTTGCGTGGTCCACCGTTGGTCGCCGAATCATCGCGATCCCAATCGACGATCGCACGTCGACAAAGTTATCCTGCTCGTGAAGATCGAGGACAAGTATGTGCCGATAGCTGAGCAAGGCGTGCGGGATTTAGGAGCGGAAGTTTAA